The following are from one region of the Cloacibacterium normanense genome:
- a CDS encoding T9SS type A sorting domain-containing protein, translating into MKTKLFSLILALVFYSLPSQFLVNDSFETDALGTLPSGYTIKYNGTGTANQKVVNTVVKNGAQSLQLEGAGSWSAELYRTITFPQLVTVETFINVDLAANGLSAGIGIGDLNIGTWGTRVSRLEFTSSGGSRRIDITSYKGSFGPRYLLMMNYQPNTWYHIKIEHNLNTKKAKVYIDGNLMTGIYNSQDYTEFDLEPTVTPIHLQLLAGNAGTARAMFDDVKVYETSALSVNDIPKNEGYLYLSESQNELILKNLKTPLEYNLYNASGKLIKKGEMKNTLDISELPKGVYIFTSSDNSFSKKFLKTK; encoded by the coding sequence ATGAAAACAAAATTATTTTCTCTGATTTTAGCATTGGTTTTTTATTCTTTACCTTCTCAATTCTTGGTAAATGACAGTTTTGAAACTGATGCTTTAGGAACTTTACCTTCTGGTTACACCATTAAATATAACGGAACAGGAACTGCAAATCAAAAAGTGGTAAATACTGTAGTGAAAAATGGTGCACAATCTCTACAACTAGAAGGAGCAGGTAGCTGGTCTGCAGAACTCTATAGAACAATTACTTTTCCACAATTAGTAACGGTAGAAACTTTTATTAATGTAGATTTAGCCGCAAATGGGCTTTCTGCGGGAATTGGAATTGGAGATTTAAACATCGGAACTTGGGGAACTAGAGTTTCAAGATTAGAGTTTACAAGTTCTGGAGGAAGTAGAAGAATTGACATTACTTCTTACAAAGGAAGTTTCGGTCCTAGATACCTATTGATGATGAATTATCAACCTAACACTTGGTATCACATCAAAATTGAACATAATTTAAACACCAAAAAAGCCAAAGTATATATCGATGGAAATCTCATGACGGGAATTTACAACAGTCAAGATTATACAGAATTTGATTTAGAACCTACCGTTACTCCTATACATTTACAATTATTAGCAGGAAATGCAGGAACAGCTAGAGCAATGTTTGATGATGTAAAAGTGTATGAAACCTCTGCATTATCCGTAAATGATATTCCAAAAAATGAAGGCTATTTATATCTTTCTGAATCTCAAAATGAATTAATACTCAAAAACTTAAAAACGCCTCTAGAATACAACCTTTACAATGCTTCTGGCAAACTTATTAAAAAAGGAGAAATGAAAAATACTCTAGACATATCTGAGCTTCCAAAAGGAGTTTATATTTTCACTTCTTCAGACAACTCATTTTCAAAGAAATTTTTGAAAACAAAATAG
- a CDS encoding MBL fold metallo-hydrolase gives MNRKEFLTTSLGATLGVAFLPQLLACTSQRNIYNALLPLKGEVSKIRGNVSSFTNRGGTVGLLETKDSFVVIDAQFPDFIQPLIDSISHVKGKPIEFLCNTHHHGDHTAGNFAFKDLTQKIVAQKNVPELQKNAAELAKNLEKQVYANILFEDQYLIKSGGERVTAYHFGAGHTFGDAMYHFEKDNVVHMGDLMFINMIPVYRVKDGSNFRSWISVLEKAISTFDKDTLFIFGHAPDKNLTKGNLENLTEMRNFLEASADFIKKSLAEGKTTEQLTENLVVPKFEHRKAMNKDFTKTFVEGIASQL, from the coding sequence ATGAATCGCAAAGAATTTCTTACCACTTCTCTTGGCGCAACTTTAGGTGTAGCATTTTTACCTCAACTGTTGGCTTGTACTTCACAAAGAAACATTTACAATGCATTACTTCCTTTAAAAGGCGAGGTTTCTAAAATAAGAGGAAATGTGAGCAGTTTTACCAATCGTGGTGGAACCGTAGGTTTGTTAGAAACCAAAGATTCATTTGTAGTCATCGATGCTCAATTTCCAGATTTTATTCAACCTTTAATCGATTCTATTTCTCATGTCAAAGGAAAACCGATTGAGTTTTTGTGCAACACGCATCATCACGGAGATCACACTGCAGGAAATTTCGCTTTTAAAGATTTGACTCAAAAAATTGTGGCACAAAAGAATGTTCCAGAATTGCAGAAAAATGCAGCAGAACTCGCTAAAAATTTAGAGAAACAAGTTTACGCCAATATTTTATTTGAAGACCAATACCTCATCAAATCTGGTGGAGAAAGAGTAACCGCTTATCATTTCGGAGCGGGACATACGTTTGGTGACGCGATGTATCATTTCGAAAAAGACAATGTGGTTCACATGGGAGATTTAATGTTCATCAACATGATTCCTGTTTATCGCGTAAAAGATGGTTCTAATTTTAGAAGTTGGATTTCTGTTTTAGAAAAAGCCATTTCTACTTTTGACAAAGACACTTTATTTATTTTCGGACATGCTCCAGATAAAAATCTCACAAAAGGAAACCTAGAAAATCTCACCGAAATGAGAAATTTCTTAGAAGCAAGCGCAGATTTTATTAAAAAATCTCTCGCCGAAGGAAAAACCACAGAACAACTTACCGAAAATCTAGTAGTTCCAAAATTTGAACACCGAAAAGCCATGAACAAAGATTTCACCAAAACCTTTGTAGAGGGTATTGCTAGTCAGTTGTAA
- a CDS encoding fatty acid desaturase: protein MRGEQNIINDLKNWKELIKPYATPEVKLARKEVWKTVLPFGLLFIAAAIVYEFQFWGALGICFLAGLFLTRIFIIQHDCGHQSFFPDRTKNDRTGFLMSLMTCIPYKYWARSHNHHHAHQGQLDTRTIGDVTLLTVREYNELSNWGKIKYRIYRSVPVMFVLGPIYYIFIHNRIPFIKFKGWEKERLTLLRTNLYLLGFFAILGVILSLPSFDLIEGFKKLALLYIPILITFAFTAIWFFYMQHQHDPNYKAWKEDWQYLLAAIKGSSYYKLPKIFNFFTGNIGYHHIHHLAPKVPFYKLEKCSKENPIFQKYVTTITLLSSIKYAFYTLWDEENYRMITFRQLKTIPVKA, encoded by the coding sequence ATGAGAGGAGAACAAAACATTATTAACGACTTAAAAAACTGGAAGGAACTCATCAAACCTTATGCTACACCAGAAGTAAAATTAGCAAGAAAAGAGGTTTGGAAAACAGTTTTACCTTTCGGTTTGCTTTTTATAGCGGCAGCCATAGTTTATGAATTTCAATTTTGGGGAGCTTTAGGAATTTGCTTTTTGGCAGGATTATTTTTAACCAGAATTTTTATTATTCAGCATGATTGCGGGCATCAATCTTTTTTTCCGGACAGAACTAAAAATGATAGAACAGGATTTCTAATGAGTTTGATGACGTGTATTCCATACAAATATTGGGCACGTTCTCATAATCATCATCACGCACATCAAGGTCAATTAGATACCAGAACCATCGGAGATGTTACCTTGTTGACGGTGAGAGAATACAATGAACTTTCTAATTGGGGAAAGATTAAATACAGAATTTATCGTTCCGTTCCTGTAATGTTTGTTTTGGGACCGATTTACTACATTTTTATTCACAACAGAATTCCTTTTATCAAATTTAAAGGTTGGGAAAAAGAGCGTTTAACGCTGTTGAGAACCAATTTATACTTATTAGGATTTTTTGCCATTTTAGGAGTGATTTTAAGCTTGCCAAGTTTTGACCTTATCGAAGGTTTTAAAAAATTAGCACTTTTATATATTCCTATCCTTATCACGTTTGCTTTTACAGCAATTTGGTTTTTTTACATGCAACATCAGCACGACCCAAATTACAAAGCATGGAAAGAAGATTGGCAGTATCTTTTAGCAGCAATTAAAGGAAGTTCTTATTATAAATTGCCAAAAATTTTCAACTTTTTCACAGGAAATATTGGGTATCACCACATTCACCATTTGGCTCCGAAAGTTCCTTTCTATAAATTAGAAAAATGCAGCAAGGAGAATCCTATTTTCCAAAAATATGTGACGACTATTACGTTATTAAGCAGTATTAAATATGCTTTTTATACACTTTGGGACGAAGAAAATTACAGAATGATTACCTTCAGACAGCTGAAAACTATTCCTGTAAAAGCTTAA
- the ruvC gene encoding crossover junction endodeoxyribonuclease RuvC, with amino-acid sequence MQAEKIILGIDPGTSVMGFGIISVYKGKMKLIAIDELVMKKEPNHETKLKRIFDKTLALIDEFHPDEVALEAPFFGKNVQSMLKLGRAQGVAMAASLHRDIPITEYSPKKVKMAITGNGNASKEQVAGMLQNLLAMKEFPTKYLDASDGLAVAVCHSFNLGKPENDKNYTGWASFLKQNPDRIK; translated from the coding sequence ATGCAAGCCGAAAAAATCATTTTGGGAATTGACCCGGGAACTTCTGTAATGGGTTTCGGGATTATCTCTGTATATAAAGGAAAAATGAAACTCATTGCCATTGATGAATTGGTAATGAAAAAAGAACCCAATCATGAAACGAAACTCAAAAGGATTTTTGACAAAACTTTAGCCTTGATTGATGAATTTCATCCAGACGAAGTTGCGCTAGAAGCTCCATTTTTCGGGAAAAACGTTCAATCTATGCTCAAATTAGGAAGAGCGCAAGGTGTAGCAATGGCAGCAAGTCTTCATCGTGATATTCCCATCACCGAATATTCTCCAAAAAAAGTGAAAATGGCAATCACAGGAAACGGAAACGCTAGCAAAGAACAGGTGGCAGGAATGCTGCAAAATCTTCTTGCGATGAAAGAATTTCCTACCAAATATCTTGATGCTTCTGATGGTTTAGCAGTGGCGGTTTGTCATAGCTTCAATCTAGGAAAGCCTGAAAATGATAAAAATTACACTGGTTGGGCAAGTTTTTTGAAACAAAATCCTGATAGAATTAAGTAA
- a CDS encoding DUF4407 domain-containing protein — protein sequence MYHQMNGFQKFLMMCSGSNIHILQKSPSEWNKYAGIGGIVLFTAVFATLSASYAMFTVFEDVWISAGFGILWGLMIFNLDRYIVSSIKKTGSFWNQFFMAVPRLILATFLGIVISKPLELKIFEKEVNKQLNTIIQRNKTELQKTMNGRILQQSGPFAEEKQKIQKQIATYQASYDSAAVELEKEILGTKTGLTSGKVGFGTNAKRKSELKEQRRKDLENYQKQMEPRLKYLDSQISGVYQNLQTEKKNSEQAENKFDGFAARLQALSELGDANSIMALASFFIMMMFITLEISPVLVKLISSVGPYDYLLDKTENDYRLYSKEKIEKGNAATDFRIEDFKNNLGK from the coding sequence ATGTATCACCAAATGAACGGATTTCAGAAATTTCTGATGATGTGTTCTGGTTCTAATATTCATATTTTACAAAAATCGCCCAGCGAATGGAATAAATATGCAGGAATTGGCGGAATTGTACTTTTCACTGCCGTTTTTGCTACACTTTCTGCAAGTTATGCCATGTTTACGGTTTTCGAAGATGTTTGGATTTCGGCTGGATTTGGGATTTTATGGGGACTCATGATTTTTAATCTCGATAGATATATTGTTTCTTCCATCAAAAAAACTGGGAGTTTTTGGAATCAGTTTTTCATGGCGGTTCCGCGTTTGATTTTGGCAACTTTTCTTGGAATTGTGATTTCAAAACCTTTGGAATTGAAAATTTTTGAAAAAGAAGTCAATAAACAGTTGAATACTATCATCCAAAGAAATAAAACGGAATTGCAGAAAACCATGAATGGTAGAATTTTGCAACAATCTGGTCCTTTTGCAGAAGAAAAACAAAAAATTCAGAAACAAATTGCCACATATCAAGCTTCTTATGATTCTGCTGCGGTGGAATTAGAAAAAGAAATTCTAGGAACAAAAACGGGTTTAACTTCAGGAAAAGTAGGCTTCGGAACGAATGCTAAAAGAAAATCTGAATTAAAAGAACAGCGCAGAAAAGATTTAGAAAACTACCAAAAACAAATGGAGCCGAGATTGAAATATTTGGATTCTCAAATTTCTGGAGTATATCAAAATCTACAAACCGAAAAGAAAAATTCTGAACAAGCAGAAAATAAATTTGATGGTTTTGCTGCGAGATTACAAGCGCTTTCTGAATTAGGAGATGCTAATTCTATTATGGCTCTTGCGTCATTTTTCATTATGATGATGTTTATTACGCTAGAAATTTCGCCTGTTTTGGTAAAATTGATTTCCTCTGTTGGACCTTATGATTATCTTCTCGACAAAACCGAAAACGATTACCGACTGTATTCTAAAGAAAAAATAGAAAAAGGAAATGCCGCTACAGATTTTAGAATAGAGGATTTTAAAAATAATCTTGGAAAATAA
- a CDS encoding MFS transporter produces the protein MKSAMQNSGKRWFIAVMATLVHLCLGTVYAWSFFQKTVSETFGWSNSETAWAFSLAIFMLGVTASWGGQNLQKFGPRKLALIGAFLYAFGYIISYFALQNESLWLLYFGYGIVGGIGLGLAYVTPVATVSKWFPDKQGLITGMVVMGFGLGALLMSKLLAPIFLEYFEKDLAKTFLAIGITLLVLLPFFANFLNLPTEEKSTEISAEKLSATKEILSLNFIFIWLIFMFNVVAGMIFISFQSPLLQDLLKAENVNIDTATLEKSGATLIAISALFNGLGRFFWEVFQIN, from the coding sequence ATGAAAAGTGCTATGCAGAATTCGGGAAAAAGATGGTTTATTGCCGTGATGGCGACCTTAGTACATCTGTGTTTAGGAACAGTTTACGCGTGGAGTTTTTTCCAGAAAACCGTCTCCGAAACTTTTGGTTGGAGCAATTCAGAAACAGCTTGGGCATTTAGTTTAGCCATTTTTATGTTGGGGGTGACTGCAAGTTGGGGCGGACAAAATTTACAGAAATTTGGGCCTAGAAAATTAGCGTTAATAGGAGCATTTCTCTACGCTTTCGGTTATATTATTTCCTATTTCGCTTTACAAAACGAAAGTTTGTGGTTGCTGTATTTCGGGTATGGAATTGTGGGCGGAATTGGTTTAGGTTTGGCTTATGTAACACCAGTTGCTACGGTCTCTAAATGGTTTCCAGACAAACAAGGCTTGATTACTGGAATGGTGGTAATGGGATTTGGATTGGGCGCTTTACTCATGTCAAAACTTCTCGCACCGATTTTTTTAGAATATTTTGAAAAAGATTTAGCCAAAACTTTCCTTGCAATTGGGATTACTCTTTTGGTTCTTCTTCCGTTTTTTGCCAATTTTTTGAACTTGCCAACAGAAGAAAAATCGACAGAAATTTCAGCTGAAAAATTAAGTGCTACCAAAGAGATTCTCTCTCTCAACTTTATTTTCATTTGGTTGATTTTCATGTTTAATGTAGTTGCAGGAATGATTTTTATATCGTTTCAATCACCTTTATTACAAGACTTATTGAAAGCCGAAAACGTAAATATAGACACCGCAACGCTAGAAAAAAGTGGAGCCACGTTAATTGCAATTAGTGCATTGTTCAATGGGTTAGGAAGATTTTTCTGGGAAGTATTTCAGATAAATTAG
- a CDS encoding MFS transporter has translation MSDKLGRVTTFRLLLLIEMGVFASLIFIKSPILFSVGVCLILLNYGGGFGVLPSLIKDFFGTKLMPIVYGAALTAWGVGGILGPQITAYMKDHFSEDAGLYAYKVALVLIALGIGLSFFVKNKKEAQ, from the coding sequence ATTTCAGATAAATTAGGAAGAGTAACCACTTTCAGATTATTACTTTTGATAGAAATGGGCGTTTTTGCTTCATTGATTTTTATTAAATCACCCATTTTATTTTCTGTAGGAGTTTGTTTGATTTTACTGAATTATGGAGGAGGTTTCGGGGTTTTACCATCTTTAATTAAAGATTTTTTTGGAACAAAACTGATGCCGATAGTTTACGGAGCAGCACTTACAGCTTGGGGAGTTGGTGGAATTTTAGGTCCACAAATCACCGCTTACATGAAAGACCATTTCTCTGAAGATGCAGGATTATATGCCTATAAAGTAGCTTTGGTTTTAATAGCTTTGGGAATTGGATTATCGTTTTTTGTGAAAAATAAAAAAGAAGCACAATAA
- the guaB gene encoding IMP dehydrogenase: protein MSIHNKIVETAITFDDVLLIPSYSEVLPNQVSLKSRISDKITLNVPIVSAAMDTVTEADLAIAIARVGGLGFIHKNMPIPEQAAQVNRVKRSENGMIADPVTLSKDHTLAEAKELMAKYKISGLPVVDTDNKLIGIITNRDVKYQENLSAKVEELMTKENLITSDKSTNLEQAKEILLKNRIEKLPIVDSENHLVGLITIKDIDNQLEYPQANKDQNGRLIVGAGVGVGDDTMTRVAALVEAGVDIIAVDSAHGHSKGVLDKITEIRNAFPDLDIVGGNIVTADAAEALIKAGANVLKVGVGPGSICTTRVVAGVGVPQLSAIYNVYEKAKEYNVAVIADGGIKLSGDIVKAIASGAGAVMLGSLLAGTEEAPGEEIIFQGRKFKSYQGMGSLSAMKRGGKERYFQSEAKKFVPEGIEGRVPYKGKLEDVIFQLTGGIRAGMGYCGTKDIETLQKDGKMVMITGSGLKESHPHDVIITQEAPNYSL from the coding sequence ATGTCTATTCACAACAAAATCGTAGAAACCGCCATCACTTTCGATGATGTGCTTCTTATCCCTTCTTACTCAGAAGTTTTACCCAATCAAGTTTCTCTTAAATCTAGAATTTCAGACAAAATCACGCTCAATGTCCCTATCGTTTCCGCAGCGATGGATACAGTTACAGAAGCAGATTTGGCGATTGCTATTGCCAGAGTTGGAGGTTTAGGTTTTATTCATAAAAATATGCCTATTCCAGAACAAGCTGCACAAGTAAACCGTGTAAAACGTTCAGAAAACGGAATGATTGCTGATCCTGTTACGCTTTCTAAAGATCATACTTTAGCCGAAGCTAAGGAACTTATGGCGAAATATAAAATTTCTGGACTTCCAGTAGTAGATACAGACAATAAATTAATTGGAATCATCACCAATCGTGATGTAAAATATCAAGAAAATCTTTCTGCAAAAGTAGAAGAATTGATGACCAAAGAAAATCTTATCACTTCTGATAAATCTACCAACTTAGAGCAAGCCAAAGAAATTTTGCTTAAAAACAGAATAGAAAAACTTCCGATTGTAGATTCAGAAAATCATTTAGTAGGATTAATTACCATAAAAGATATCGATAATCAATTAGAATATCCTCAAGCCAATAAAGACCAAAACGGAAGATTAATCGTAGGAGCTGGAGTTGGTGTAGGAGATGACACGATGACTAGAGTTGCTGCATTAGTAGAAGCTGGTGTAGATATTATCGCAGTAGATTCTGCGCATGGTCATTCTAAAGGTGTTCTTGATAAAATTACAGAAATTAGAAATGCTTTCCCAGATTTAGATATTGTAGGCGGAAACATCGTAACAGCAGATGCAGCTGAAGCTTTAATCAAAGCTGGCGCAAATGTTCTAAAAGTAGGAGTAGGTCCTGGCTCTATCTGTACAACAAGAGTTGTAGCTGGAGTTGGTGTCCCTCAACTTTCGGCGATTTATAATGTTTACGAAAAAGCTAAAGAATATAATGTAGCCGTAATTGCAGATGGTGGAATTAAACTTTCTGGTGATATTGTAAAAGCCATCGCTTCTGGAGCTGGTGCAGTAATGCTCGGCTCACTTTTAGCAGGAACTGAAGAAGCACCAGGTGAAGAAATTATTTTCCAAGGTAGAAAATTCAAATCTTATCAAGGAATGGGAAGTCTTTCTGCCATGAAACGTGGTGGAAAAGAAAGATATTTCCAAAGTGAAGCTAAAAAATTTGTTCCAGAAGGAATCGAAGGAAGAGTTCCATACAAAGGAAAATTAGAAGACGTAATCTTCCAATTAACTGGCGGAATAAGAGCAGGAATGGGTTATTGCGGAACAAAAGATATTGAAACTTTACAAAAAGACGGAAAAATGGTAATGATTACAGGTTCTGGTCTTAAAGAATCTCATCCTCACGATGTAATTATTACGCAAGAAGCTCCGAATTATTCACTATAA